Proteins co-encoded in one Streptomyces diastaticus subsp. diastaticus genomic window:
- a CDS encoding alpha/beta fold hydrolase, translated as MTATVSFRIDTPAGSREVSAVHQRHGSGEPVVLLHGIGHHLQAWEPVTGILAAERDVIAVDLPGFGASPALPDGVPYDLPTVAQALGRLCETLGLHRPHVVGNSLGGLLALELGRQGLARTVTALSPAGFWTEGERRFAFGTLRAMRQAALAMPLPVVQRAARTAVGRAALTSTIYARPTRRPAAAVVAETLALRDCTGFEPTLAAGRDALFVHDVPDVPVTVAWGSRDRLLLRRQGVRAKRVIPGARLIRLPGCGHVPMNDDPALVARVILDATR; from the coding sequence ATGACCGCGACCGTCTCCTTCCGCATCGACACCCCCGCCGGCAGCCGCGAGGTGAGCGCCGTCCACCAACGCCACGGCTCCGGTGAGCCGGTGGTGCTGCTGCACGGCATAGGGCACCACCTCCAGGCATGGGAACCGGTCACCGGCATCCTCGCGGCCGAGCGTGACGTGATCGCCGTCGACCTGCCGGGGTTCGGTGCCTCTCCCGCCCTGCCGGACGGCGTCCCGTACGACCTGCCGACCGTCGCCCAGGCCCTCGGCAGGCTCTGCGAGACGCTGGGGCTCCACCGCCCGCACGTGGTCGGCAACTCGCTGGGCGGGCTGCTCGCGCTGGAACTCGGCCGCCAGGGGCTCGCGCGTACGGTCACGGCGCTCTCCCCGGCCGGATTCTGGACCGAGGGCGAGCGCCGGTTCGCCTTCGGCACGCTGCGCGCGATGCGGCAGGCGGCGCTGGCCATGCCGCTGCCGGTGGTGCAGCGGGCCGCCCGCACGGCCGTCGGGCGCGCCGCCCTGACCAGCACCATCTACGCCCGCCCGACGCGGCGCCCGGCCGCGGCGGTGGTCGCCGAGACGCTCGCGCTGCGCGACTGCACCGGTTTCGAACCGACCCTGGCCGCCGGACGGGACGCGCTCTTCGTCCATGACGTGCCGGACGTCCCGGTGACCGTGGCCTGGGGCAGCCGGGACCGGCTGCTCCTGCGCCGCCAGGGCGTACGGGCCAAGCGCGTCATCCCCGGGGCCCGGCTGATCCGCCTGCCCGGCTGCGGACACGTCCCGATGAACGACGACCCGGCGCTGGTCGCCCGGGTCATCCTGGACGCCACCCGCTGA
- a CDS encoding GntR family transcriptional regulator yields the protein MGTTQLESVPEPKYWHLRTVLSEALDSEFAVGQVLPNERDLAARFGVARATLRQALEQLELEGRLQRRRGVGTTVAPPRVGVAVGSAQLGWPGAPGDAWQAEECERALAPAAVAGMLGVAKDEPVHVVRRTRVTGGQPVAADLVHIPASSVPDLTAIDAPSGPARARAVLRELCRTEFEGQDRSVELGSARADDARALDRLPGAPVLVVTTRYFGAGGTAAVSLATYRADTCRLTFGADGVEIHHTPERQAS from the coding sequence GTGGGGACCACGCAGCTGGAATCGGTGCCGGAGCCGAAGTACTGGCACCTCAGGACCGTGCTCAGTGAGGCACTCGACTCCGAGTTCGCCGTCGGCCAGGTGCTGCCGAACGAACGCGACCTCGCCGCACGCTTCGGCGTCGCACGGGCCACGCTCCGCCAGGCACTGGAGCAGCTCGAGCTCGAAGGCCGCCTCCAGCGCCGCCGGGGGGTCGGCACCACCGTCGCCCCGCCGCGCGTCGGCGTGGCCGTCGGCTCCGCCCAGCTCGGCTGGCCGGGTGCCCCCGGTGACGCCTGGCAGGCCGAGGAGTGCGAGCGCGCCCTGGCGCCCGCCGCCGTCGCCGGGATGCTCGGCGTGGCCAAGGACGAGCCGGTCCACGTCGTCCGCCGGACCCGGGTGACCGGGGGCCAGCCGGTGGCCGCCGACCTGGTCCACATCCCCGCCTCCTCGGTGCCGGACCTCACCGCCATAGACGCCCCCTCCGGTCCGGCCCGGGCCCGCGCGGTCCTGCGCGAACTGTGCCGGACGGAGTTCGAGGGCCAGGACCGCTCCGTCGAACTGGGTTCCGCCCGGGCCGACGACGCGCGTGCCCTGGACCGGCTGCCCGGAGCGCCCGTACTCGTGGTCACCACGCGGTACTTCGGCGCCGGCGGCACCGCCGCCGTCTCGCTCGCCACCTACCGGGCCGACACCTGCCGCCTCACCTTCGGCGCGGACGGCGTGGAGATCCACCACACACCGGAGCGGCAGGCGTCCTGA
- a CDS encoding ROK family protein produces the protein MGRMTGGDPSLLRRINSAVVLHALRGTECATLTEITRVTGLSRPTVEGVVEGQIEAGLVVEVAAEEGAARRQGRPARRFRFRAEAGYLLGLEIGSHRVSAVLSDLDGRLLGTAQKPVLASAPADERLERLRATVADLLRRAGVSRQAVRAVGVGSPGIVEADGTVRLGTALPEWTGLELGERLRRSFRCPVLVENDANTAAVAEHWKGAAVGSDDVVYVMAGLSPGAGSLIGGRLHRGFGGAAGEIGALHLLGQEETPEILLSTNGEPLHPLDEQAVAAVFADARDGDAQAQAALDRFVRRLVHDVAALVLALDPEVVVIGGWAAGLDGVLEPLREELARYCLRTPRVALSVLGEAAVATGALRLALDHVEEQLFAVETTVTARR, from the coding sequence TTGGGACGCATGACCGGCGGCGACCCCTCACTGCTGCGCCGCATCAACTCGGCCGTGGTGCTGCACGCTCTGCGCGGGACGGAATGCGCCACACTCACCGAGATCACCCGGGTCACCGGGCTGTCCCGGCCGACCGTCGAGGGGGTCGTGGAGGGCCAGATCGAGGCGGGTCTGGTCGTGGAGGTGGCCGCCGAGGAGGGCGCCGCCCGGCGTCAGGGCAGGCCCGCCCGGAGGTTCCGTTTCCGCGCGGAGGCCGGCTACCTGCTGGGGCTGGAGATCGGTTCGCACCGCGTCTCGGCCGTCCTCTCCGACCTCGACGGCCGGCTTCTGGGCACCGCCCAGAAGCCCGTCCTCGCCTCGGCACCGGCCGACGAGCGCCTGGAGCGGCTGCGCGCCACCGTCGCGGACCTGCTGCGCCGGGCGGGAGTGTCCCGGCAGGCGGTACGGGCCGTCGGGGTGGGCAGCCCGGGCATCGTCGAGGCCGACGGGACGGTGCGGCTGGGCACGGCGCTGCCCGAGTGGACGGGGCTGGAGCTCGGGGAGCGGCTGCGCCGGTCGTTCCGCTGCCCGGTGCTGGTCGAGAACGACGCCAACACGGCTGCCGTGGCCGAGCACTGGAAGGGCGCGGCGGTCGGCTCGGACGACGTCGTCTACGTGATGGCCGGGCTGAGCCCCGGCGCGGGCTCGCTGATCGGCGGCCGGCTGCACCGGGGGTTCGGCGGGGCGGCCGGGGAGATCGGTGCCCTGCACCTGCTGGGGCAGGAGGAGACCCCGGAGATCCTGCTGTCGACCAACGGCGAGCCGCTGCACCCACTGGACGAGCAGGCGGTGGCCGCCGTCTTCGCCGACGCCCGCGACGGCGACGCGCAGGCGCAGGCGGCCCTCGACCGGTTCGTGCGACGGCTGGTGCACGACGTGGCCGCCCTGGTGCTGGCGCTCGACCCTGAGGTGGTGGTGATCGGCGGCTGGGCGGCCGGGCTCGACGGCGTACTGGAGCCGCTGCGCGAGGAGTTGGCGCGGTACTGCCTGCGGACACCCCGGGTGGCGCTCTCCGTGCTCGGCGAGGCGGCGGTGGCCACCGGCGCGCTGCGGCTGGCCCTGGACCACGTCGAGGAGCAGTTGTTCGCGGTGGAGACCACGGTCACCGCCCGGCGCTGA
- the mug gene encoding G/U mismatch-specific DNA glycosylase, with the protein MTRAPAGPAGSRAPAGARPTPEELARVRVPDVAGPGLRVLFCGINPGLLTAETGHHFARPGNRFWPVLHRSGFTPRRFAPAEQHLLPQLGLGITNVVARPSARADELTAEEFREGGALLTAKVARLAPSWLAVVGITAYRAAFAERRAVVGPQERTVGGARVWVLPNPSGLNAHWSVEAMAEEYGRLRAAVDEAAPR; encoded by the coding sequence GTGACCCGCGCGCCCGCCGGTCCGGCCGGCAGCCGCGCACCGGCGGGCGCCCGTCCCACCCCCGAGGAGCTGGCCCGCGTCCGCGTCCCGGACGTGGCCGGCCCCGGCCTGCGGGTGCTGTTCTGCGGCATCAACCCCGGCCTGCTGACCGCCGAGACGGGCCACCACTTCGCCCGCCCCGGCAACCGCTTCTGGCCGGTGCTGCACCGCTCGGGCTTCACCCCGCGCCGCTTCGCCCCGGCCGAGCAGCACCTCCTGCCTCAGCTGGGGCTCGGCATCACCAACGTGGTGGCACGACCCAGCGCGCGGGCCGACGAGCTGACCGCCGAGGAGTTCCGCGAGGGCGGCGCCCTGCTGACCGCCAAGGTGGCGCGGCTGGCCCCGAGCTGGCTGGCGGTCGTCGGGATCACGGCGTACCGGGCGGCGTTCGCGGAGCGCCGGGCGGTGGTGGGCCCGCAGGAGCGGACCGTCGGAGGCGCCCGGGTGTGGGTGCTGCCGAACCCGAGCGGTCTCAACGCGCACTGGTCGGTGGAGGCGATGGCCGAGGAGTACGGGCGGCTGCGGGCGGCCGTGGACGAGGCCGCGCCCCGCTGA
- the purB gene encoding adenylosuccinate lyase — protein MTGVTAKPRIPNVLAGRYASTELASLWSPEQKVRLERQLWLAVLRAQRDLGVEVPEGAIEDYERVLDQVDLASIAERERITRHDVKARIEEFNALAGHEQVHKGMTSRDLTENVEQLQIRLSLELVRDRTVAVLARLGKLAGEYGELVMAGRSHNVAAQATTLGKRFATAADELLVAYGRVEELLERYPLRGVKGPVGTAQDMLDLLGGDAAKLAELEGRIAGHLGFGQAFTSVGQVYPRSLDYEVVTALVQLAAAPSSLAKTVRLMAGHELVTEGFKPGQVGSSAMPHKMNTRSCERVNGLMVILRGYASMTGELAGDQWNEGDVSCSVVRRVALPDAFFALDGLLETFLTVLDEFGAFPAVVARELDRYLPFLATTKVLMGAVRAGVGREIAHEAIKENAVASALAMREQGAERNELLDKLADDPRLPLTREQLAALMADKLSFTGAAADQVTAVVTAVEKVVRRHPEAAGYTPGAIL, from the coding sequence ATGACCGGTGTGACTGCAAAGCCCCGCATCCCGAACGTCCTGGCCGGCCGCTACGCCTCCACCGAACTGGCCTCCCTGTGGTCCCCCGAGCAGAAGGTGAGGCTGGAGCGGCAGCTCTGGCTCGCGGTGCTCCGCGCCCAGCGGGACCTGGGTGTGGAGGTGCCCGAGGGGGCGATCGAGGACTACGAGCGGGTCCTCGACCAGGTGGATCTCGCCTCGATCGCCGAGCGCGAGAGGATCACCCGGCACGACGTGAAGGCCCGCATCGAGGAGTTCAACGCCCTCGCCGGCCACGAGCAGGTCCACAAGGGCATGACCTCGCGCGACCTCACCGAGAACGTCGAGCAGCTCCAGATCCGCCTCTCCCTCGAACTGGTCCGCGACCGCACCGTCGCCGTGCTGGCGCGGCTCGGCAAGCTGGCGGGCGAGTACGGCGAGCTGGTCATGGCCGGCCGTTCGCACAACGTCGCCGCCCAGGCCACCACCCTCGGCAAGCGCTTCGCCACCGCCGCCGACGAGCTGCTGGTCGCGTACGGCCGGGTCGAGGAGCTGCTGGAGCGGTATCCGCTGCGCGGCGTCAAGGGCCCGGTCGGCACCGCCCAGGACATGCTGGACCTGCTCGGCGGGGACGCGGCCAAGCTCGCCGAGCTGGAGGGCCGGATCGCCGGTCACCTCGGCTTCGGCCAGGCGTTCACCTCGGTCGGCCAGGTCTACCCGCGCTCGCTGGACTACGAGGTCGTCACCGCCCTGGTGCAGCTCGCCGCGGCCCCCTCCTCGCTGGCGAAAACCGTCCGGCTGATGGCCGGCCACGAGCTGGTCACCGAGGGCTTCAAGCCGGGCCAGGTCGGTTCCTCGGCGATGCCGCACAAGATGAACACCCGCTCCTGCGAGCGCGTCAACGGCCTCATGGTCATCCTGCGGGGCTACGCCTCGATGACCGGCGAGCTGGCCGGCGACCAGTGGAACGAGGGCGACGTCTCCTGCTCGGTGGTCCGCCGGGTCGCCCTGCCCGACGCCTTCTTCGCCCTGGACGGCCTGCTGGAGACCTTCCTGACGGTGCTGGACGAGTTCGGCGCGTTCCCGGCCGTGGTCGCCCGCGAACTCGACCGCTACCTGCCGTTCCTCGCCACCACCAAGGTCCTCATGGGCGCCGTCCGCGCGGGCGTCGGCCGGGAGATCGCCCACGAGGCCATCAAGGAGAACGCGGTGGCCTCGGCGCTGGCCATGCGGGAGCAGGGCGCCGAGCGCAACGAGCTGTTGGACAAGCTCGCCGACGACCCGCGCCTGCCACTCACCCGCGAGCAGCTCGCGGCGCTGATGGCGGACAAGCTCTCCTTCACCGGAGCCGCCGCCGACCAGGTGACCGCGGTGGTCACCGCGGTCGAGAAGGTCGTCCGGCGTCACCCGGAGGCGGCCGGTTACACGCCCGGCGCGATCCTGTGA
- a CDS encoding SGNH/GDSL hydrolase family protein encodes MQTNATYTSLVAIGDSFTEGMSDRLPDGSYRGWADLLAARLAERAPGFRYANLAVRGKLIGQIVEDQVGAAAALGADVVTLVGGLNDTLRPSCDMGRVCGLLTEAVERLAPTCGTLVLMRSPARNGPVLERFRPRMEALFAHLDGLAEKHGACLVDLYGAPSLSDPRLWDVDRLHLTAEGHRRVAEAVWQGLGLEPASDWAAALPAATPPGWLRRRGADVMFTRRHLAPWIGRRLTGRSSGDGRHGAHMDPATATAFWATPAEGQALGPVRNWRRLDPADPRRT; translated from the coding sequence ATGCAGACGAATGCCACTTACACCAGCCTGGTCGCGATCGGCGACTCCTTCACCGAGGGCATGTCCGACCGGCTGCCGGACGGCTCCTACCGGGGCTGGGCGGACCTCCTGGCCGCCCGTCTCGCCGAACGCGCCCCCGGCTTCCGCTACGCCAACCTCGCCGTACGCGGGAAGCTCATCGGCCAGATCGTCGAGGACCAGGTGGGCGCCGCGGCCGCGCTCGGCGCCGACGTGGTGACGCTGGTCGGCGGGCTCAACGACACCCTGCGGCCCTCCTGCGACATGGGCCGGGTCTGCGGACTGCTGACCGAGGCCGTCGAACGGCTCGCCCCGACCTGCGGCACCCTGGTGCTGATGCGCAGCCCGGCCCGCAACGGCCCCGTACTGGAGCGGTTCCGCCCGCGCATGGAGGCGCTCTTCGCCCATCTGGACGGCCTGGCGGAGAAACACGGGGCCTGCCTGGTCGACCTGTACGGCGCGCCGTCGCTGAGCGACCCCCGCCTGTGGGACGTGGACCGGCTGCACCTGACCGCGGAGGGTCACCGCCGGGTGGCCGAGGCGGTCTGGCAGGGCCTCGGACTGGAGCCGGCGAGCGACTGGGCCGCCGCCTTGCCCGCCGCCACTCCCCCGGGCTGGCTGCGCCGCCGGGGCGCCGACGTGATGTTCACCCGCCGCCACCTGGCCCCCTGGATCGGCCGCCGCCTCACCGGCCGCTCCTCCGGCGACGGCCGCCACGGCGCCCACATGGACCCGGCCACGGCCACCGCCTTCTGGGCCACCCCCGCCGAGGGCCAGGCCCTGGGCCCGGTGCGGAACTGGCGCCGCCTCGACCCGGCCGACCCCCGCCGGACGTAG
- a CDS encoding hemolysin family protein, whose amino-acid sequence MIAVQLLIGLATLVVNAFFVGAEFALISVRRSQIEPHAEAGNKRARSVLWGLEHVSQLLAAAQLGITLCTLVLGVVAEPAIAHLLEPLFEVVGVPVALGHTLSFAIALTAATYLHMLLGEMIPKNVSLAEPVRSALLLGPPLVALSRALRPVIFAVNAFANLLLRLLRVETKDEVSASFSDDDLARMVKDSGDAGLLDDRATERLHDALELGRRPVKDVVLPLERIVYAHIGITPERLERLSAESGFSRFPVVDDGRRIVGYLHVKDALDATPRDLPFRVQDMRPIPRVREATPMDDVLTAMRGSRTHLAAVLGADGRLAGLVTMEDVLQELFGRAPA is encoded by the coding sequence ATGATCGCCGTACAGTTGCTGATCGGCCTCGCGACCCTCGTCGTGAACGCCTTCTTCGTCGGTGCCGAGTTCGCGCTGATCTCGGTCCGCCGCAGCCAGATCGAGCCGCACGCCGAGGCGGGGAACAAGCGGGCCCGCAGCGTGCTGTGGGGCCTGGAGCACGTCTCCCAGCTCCTGGCCGCGGCCCAGCTGGGCATCACCCTGTGCACCCTGGTGCTGGGAGTGGTGGCGGAGCCCGCCATCGCCCACCTGCTGGAACCGCTCTTCGAGGTGGTCGGCGTGCCGGTCGCGCTGGGCCACACCCTGTCGTTCGCCATCGCGCTGACAGCCGCGACCTACCTGCACATGCTGCTCGGCGAGATGATCCCGAAGAACGTCTCGCTGGCGGAGCCGGTGCGCTCCGCGCTGCTGCTCGGTCCGCCGCTGGTGGCGCTCTCCCGGGCGCTGCGTCCGGTGATCTTCGCCGTCAACGCCTTCGCCAACCTGCTGCTGAGGCTGCTGCGGGTGGAGACCAAGGACGAGGTCTCCGCGTCCTTCTCCGACGACGACCTGGCCCGCATGGTGAAGGACTCCGGGGACGCGGGGCTGCTCGACGACCGGGCCACCGAACGGCTGCACGACGCGCTGGAGCTGGGCCGCCGCCCGGTCAAGGACGTGGTGCTGCCGCTGGAGCGGATCGTCTACGCGCACATCGGGATCACCCCCGAGCGGCTGGAGCGGCTCTCGGCCGAGTCGGGGTTCTCGCGGTTCCCGGTGGTGGACGACGGCCGCCGCATCGTCGGCTACCTGCACGTCAAGGACGCGCTGGACGCCACGCCGCGCGACCTGCCGTTCCGGGTGCAGGACATGCGCCCCATCCCGCGGGTGCGCGAGGCCACCCCGATGGACGACGTGCTGACCGCGATGCGCGGCAGCCGCACCCACCTCGCCGCGGTCCTCGGCGCGGACGGGCGGCTGGCCGGACTCGTCACCATGGAGGACGTCCTCCAGGAGCTGTTCGGCCGCGCCCCGGCCTGA
- a CDS encoding hemolysin family protein: protein MTEVLLLLLAIALALACGAFVAAEFSLTTVERSTLEEAADRGERGAAGALKAVRHLTFQLSGAQLGITVTNLVVGMLAEPSVAALLAEPLRDMGVSPGTASSIALVVGTALSTVVLMVVGELVPKNWAISEPLAVAKRVATPQRIFSTLFRPFITHLNNTANRAVRRMGIEPAEELASARGPQELVALARHSAKAGSLEADTAELFVRTLNLADLSAENVMTPRVQVMALDAQATCEDVANATRATGLSRFPVYRGSLDTVVGVAHIKDVLAVPAELRARRPVTELMREPLLVPESLTVDRLLDRLSGRRTMAVVIDEYGGTAGVATLEDIVEEVVGEVRDEHDPHETPGLAPAGEDEEGRTLYSADGAARTDHLARIGMKVPEGPYETLAGLVAAELGRIPAVGDHLTVEGWNLDVVDASGRRAARVLLHVPADAPSDEEDER, encoded by the coding sequence ATGACCGAAGTCCTTCTCCTGCTGCTCGCCATCGCGCTGGCTCTCGCCTGCGGCGCCTTCGTCGCCGCCGAGTTCTCCTTGACGACCGTCGAGCGCAGCACCCTGGAAGAGGCCGCGGACCGCGGCGAGCGCGGCGCGGCGGGCGCCCTCAAGGCCGTACGGCACCTCACCTTCCAGCTCTCCGGGGCCCAGCTCGGCATCACCGTGACCAACCTGGTCGTCGGCATGCTCGCCGAGCCGTCCGTCGCGGCGCTGCTCGCGGAGCCGCTGCGCGACATGGGTGTCTCTCCGGGGACCGCCTCCTCGATCGCCCTGGTCGTCGGCACCGCCCTGTCGACCGTGGTGCTGATGGTCGTGGGCGAGCTGGTCCCCAAGAACTGGGCGATCTCCGAGCCGCTGGCGGTGGCCAAGAGGGTCGCCACGCCGCAGCGGATCTTCAGCACGCTCTTCCGGCCGTTCATCACCCACCTGAACAACACGGCCAACCGCGCGGTCCGCCGGATGGGCATCGAGCCGGCCGAGGAGCTGGCCTCGGCGCGCGGCCCGCAGGAGCTGGTGGCCCTGGCCCGCCACTCGGCGAAGGCCGGGTCGCTGGAGGCGGACACCGCCGAGCTGTTCGTACGGACCCTGAACCTCGCCGACCTGAGCGCGGAGAACGTCATGACGCCACGCGTCCAGGTGATGGCGCTGGACGCCCAGGCCACCTGCGAGGACGTCGCCAACGCCACCCGCGCTACCGGCCTGTCCCGCTTCCCCGTCTACCGGGGGAGCCTGGACACCGTGGTCGGCGTGGCGCACATCAAGGACGTGCTGGCCGTCCCCGCCGAGCTGCGCGCCCGGCGTCCGGTGACGGAGCTGATGCGCGAACCGCTGCTCGTCCCCGAGTCGCTCACCGTCGACCGGCTGCTGGACCGGCTCTCGGGCCGCCGCACGATGGCCGTGGTCATCGACGAGTACGGCGGGACCGCCGGCGTCGCCACGCTGGAGGACATCGTCGAGGAGGTCGTCGGCGAGGTCCGCGACGAGCACGACCCGCACGAGACCCCGGGGCTGGCCCCCGCCGGTGAGGACGAGGAGGGCCGCACGCTCTACTCGGCCGACGGCGCCGCCCGCACCGACCACCTGGCCCGGATCGGCATGAAGGTCCCCGAAGGGCCGTACGAGACGCTGGCCGGGCTGGTCGCCGCCGAGCTGGGGCGCATCCCGGCCGTCGGCGACCACCTCACCGTCGAGGGCTGGAACCTGGACGTGGTGGACGCCTCCGGGCGCCGCGCCGCGCGGGTGCTGCTGCACGTCCCCGCCGACGCCCCGTCCGACGAGGAGGACGAGCGATGA
- a CDS encoding M48 family metalloprotease produces the protein MTSTADATAGRLRDPFAVPSGTSMRFALLVVTTSTVIMHFVGSRFGPVPGDVKQRYARYAACWEEQNRDSTGLPSPDGPSAVELCGTDPRQVDLWVPLTGLLVFWLVVLAVYWLLPAWRVRRRRYALLGEESAAVTRALEALRERTGCEPVHWYAQPLDVRVSALAFGRRGRRCVVLSGGLLALRNRRPETFEAVVLHELAHVRNRDIDLSFLTIISARVSLPVLVLTVASGVLWELLHGLGGTGSLAAGLSNSLKGLCLVVAMPLTRRAVLRSREFYADARARQWAGSPSALRALFEVEEDRRRLPGRLLRVHPTARQRRDMLDDPEPLFRSGFWELLAAGCVLGALYTDLATTFVLNSALGPGAETARAVLAVGTLGLLLAAVVAFFTLRLQEGFPGGRPGLLGAPVWGLACGLALGGGVVNPGVTFALASVGQVGAGLLPWTALLALGGYAAVRWTAAVLPWWRPVLRGPRARAGWCVLSVAAGALFGCVLVWLMELMSTQALMATLLGGRAPELVSFLLGTASDAVVRSPFLLCAALLAALIPLLGQAAPPGARAARQALGRTVAGALRAGLWLAAALVLLGSGPRVLPAYAAVAALLAVLAVRTGRRPRPGGLPIAHATLATVLATATAHGGAALLLTLVTPRAAPAPGGFLLVGSLSALLAVGVAACVPTARRGTPAAG, from the coding sequence GTGACCAGTACCGCCGACGCCACCGCCGGACGGTTGCGGGACCCGTTCGCCGTGCCGTCCGGCACGAGCATGCGGTTCGCCCTGCTGGTGGTCACCACCAGCACGGTGATCATGCACTTCGTGGGCTCCCGGTTCGGCCCGGTGCCCGGCGACGTCAAACAGCGCTACGCCCGCTACGCGGCCTGCTGGGAGGAGCAGAACCGGGACAGCACCGGCCTGCCGTCGCCCGACGGGCCGTCGGCGGTGGAACTCTGCGGCACCGACCCCCGCCAGGTCGACCTGTGGGTACCCCTGACCGGGCTCCTCGTCTTCTGGCTCGTCGTCCTGGCCGTCTACTGGCTCCTGCCGGCCTGGCGGGTCCGCCGGCGGCGCTACGCGCTCCTGGGCGAGGAGTCGGCCGCCGTCACGCGGGCGTTGGAGGCGCTGCGGGAGCGGACCGGCTGCGAACCGGTCCACTGGTACGCCCAGCCGCTCGACGTGCGGGTGTCCGCGCTCGCGTTCGGCCGCCGGGGCCGCCGCTGCGTCGTCCTCAGCGGCGGGCTGCTCGCGCTGCGGAACAGGCGGCCCGAGACCTTCGAGGCCGTGGTCCTGCACGAACTGGCCCATGTCCGCAACCGCGACATCGACCTCAGCTTCCTGACCATCATCAGTGCGCGCGTCAGCCTGCCCGTCCTCGTGCTGACCGTGGCCTCGGGGGTGCTCTGGGAGCTGCTCCACGGCCTGGGCGGCACCGGCTCCCTCGCGGCGGGCCTCTCCAACTCCCTGAAGGGGCTCTGCCTCGTCGTCGCGATGCCGCTCACCCGCCGGGCGGTGCTGCGCAGCCGCGAGTTCTACGCGGACGCCCGCGCCCGGCAGTGGGCCGGATCGCCGTCCGCCCTGCGCGCCCTCTTCGAGGTCGAGGAGGACCGCCGCCGGCTGCCGGGCCGGCTGCTGCGCGTACACCCGACGGCGCGGCAGCGGCGCGACATGCTCGACGATCCGGAGCCCCTGTTCCGCAGCGGCTTCTGGGAACTGCTCGCGGCCGGCTGCGTCCTGGGCGCCCTGTACACCGACCTCGCCACCACCTTCGTCCTCAACTCGGCCCTGGGACCGGGCGCGGAGACCGCCCGGGCGGTGCTCGCGGTGGGCACCCTCGGCCTGCTGCTCGCGGCGGTGGTCGCCTTCTTCACCCTGCGCCTCCAGGAGGGGTTCCCCGGCGGCCGCCCGGGGCTGCTCGGGGCGCCCGTGTGGGGGCTCGCCTGCGGACTCGCGCTGGGCGGCGGCGTGGTCAACCCGGGAGTGACCTTCGCGCTGGCCAGTGTCGGTCAGGTCGGCGCCGGTCTCCTGCCGTGGACGGCGCTGCTCGCCCTGGGCGGGTACGCGGCGGTCCGCTGGACGGCGGCCGTGCTGCCGTGGTGGCGGCCCGTGCTGCGCGGCCCGCGCGCCCGGGCGGGGTGGTGTGTCCTGTCGGTGGCGGCGGGCGCCCTGTTCGGGTGCGTCCTGGTGTGGCTGATGGAACTGATGTCCACCCAGGCGCTCATGGCCACGCTCCTCGGCGGGCGGGCCCCGGAACTGGTCTCCTTCCTCCTCGGCACCGCCTCGGACGCCGTCGTCCGGTCCCCCTTCCTCCTCTGCGCGGCCCTGCTGGCGGCCCTGATCCCGTTGCTCGGCCAGGCGGCACCGCCCGGCGCCCGGGCCGCCCGCCAAGCGCTCGGACGCACCGTGGCCGGCGCCCTGCGCGCGGGCCTGTGGCTGGCGGCGGCGCTGGTCCTGCTGGGGAGCGGCCCGCGCGTCCTCCCGGCGTACGCGGCGGTGGCGGCACTGCTCGCCGTCCTCGCCGTCAGGACCGGCCGCCGTCCGCGCCCCGGCGGGCTGCCGATCGCCCACGCGACGCTGGCCACCGTCCTCGCGACCGCCACCGCCCACGGCGGCGCCGCGCTGCTGCTCACCCTGGTGACACCCCGGGCCGCCCCGGCTCCGGGCGGCTTCCTGCTCGTGGGCAGCCTCAGCGCCCTCCTGGCCGTGGGCGTCGCCGCCTGCGTCCCGACGGCCCGCCGGGGGACGCCCGCGGCCGGGTGA
- a CDS encoding GNAT family N-acetyltransferase, whose product MELITRPAAERDIDAVLAFWGEAAEGKSITDDPAGVARLIARDPKALILAERDGELVGTVIAGFDGWRCSAYRLAVHPDHRRQGIAGLLLEAAERRFRELGGRRVDAMVLEVNERAQRAWEASGYHREDHWRRWVKTL is encoded by the coding sequence ATGGAACTGATCACCCGTCCAGCGGCCGAACGCGACATCGACGCCGTCCTCGCCTTCTGGGGCGAGGCCGCCGAGGGGAAGAGCATCACCGACGACCCCGCCGGCGTGGCCCGGCTCATCGCGCGGGACCCGAAGGCGCTGATCCTCGCGGAGCGGGACGGGGAACTCGTCGGCACGGTCATCGCGGGTTTCGACGGCTGGCGGTGTTCCGCGTACCGGCTGGCCGTCCACCCCGACCACCGGCGGCAGGGGATCGCGGGCCTGCTGCTGGAGGCGGCCGAGCGGCGTTTCCGGGAGCTGGGCGGGCGGCGGGTCGACGCCATGGTGCTGGAGGTCAACGAGCGGGCGCAGAGGGCTTGGGAGGCGTCCGGGTACCACCGCGAGGACCACTGGCGGCGCTGGGTGAAGACGCTCTGA